The Argentina anserina chromosome 3, drPotAnse1.1, whole genome shotgun sequence genome includes a region encoding these proteins:
- the LOC126786454 gene encoding polyadenylate-binding protein RBP45C-like, translating into MMQQPSGGAVPQADQQAQQYQQQPPQQWMMMPPQQQQQQQAAQAAGWAQQQQQAAMQQQQPQQYAAAAGQGSDEIRSLWIGDLLQWMDETYILSCFGGTGEAVNAKVIRNKQSGLPEGYGFIEFRTRAAAEQVLQNYNGTVMPQTEQNFRLNWATLGAGERRQDDGPDYTIFVGDLAADVTDYTLQETFRAHYHSVKGAKVVTDRNTGRSKGYGFVRFGDETEQVRALNEMNGQFCSSRQMRIGLAATKKPIGGAQPFQKAAYPSTQGNPGEADPNNTTIFVGGLDPSVDDEMLRQAFGIFGELVHVKIPVGKRCGFVQFANRASAEQALSVMNGRLLGSQSVRLSWGRSPTSKQNQPEQTQWNGAGGAGFYQYPQGYDAYTYAPPAQDPNLYYGGYAGYGNYQQPGAAYQQPQQ; encoded by the exons ATGATGCAACAGCCATCAGGAGGAGCCGTCCCTCAGGCGGATCAGCAAGCCCAGCAGTACCAGCAGCAGCCACCGCAGCAGTGGATGATGATGCCgccgcagcagcagcagcagcaacaagcTGCTCAGGCCGCCGGGTGGgcccagcagcagcagcaggcaGCGATGCAGCAACAGCAGCCGCAGCAGTACGCCGCCGCGGCGGGTCAGGGATCCGATGAGATCCGATCTCTCTGGATCGGTGACTTGCTTCAGTGGATGGACGAGACCTACATCCTCAGCTGCTTCGGTGGCACCGGAGAG GCTGTGAATGCTAAGGTGATTCGTAACAAGCAATCAGGGTTACCGGAAGGGTATGGATTTATCGAGTTCAGGACTCGCGCGGCGGCGGAGCAGGTCTTGCAGAACTACAATGGGACTGTGATGCCCCAAACGGAGCAGAATTTCCGCCTCAACTGGGCCACACTGGGTGCTGGTGAACGGCGCCAGGACGATGGCCCAGACTATACTATCTTTGTTGGGGATTTGGCGGCCGATGTTACTGATTACACTCTTCAAGAGACGTTTAGGGCACATTACCACTCTGTGAAGGGTGCAAAAGTTGTGACTGATAGGAACACTGGACGCTCTAAAGGATATGGTTTTGTTAGGTTTGGAGATGAGACTGAACAGGTGCGGGCATTGAATGAGATGAATGGGCAGTTTTGCTCTAGCAGGCAAATGAGGATTGGGCTTGCTGCTACTAAGAAACCAATTGGTGGTGCACAACCCTTTCAGAAAG CTGCCTACCCAAGTACTCAAGGAAATCCTGGCGAGGCTGACCCAAATAACACAACA ATATTTGTCGGGGGTTTGGATCCCAGTGTCGATGATGAAATGTTGAGACAAGCTTTTGGCATTTTTGGTGAGCTAGTTCATGTGAAGATACCAGTTGGCAAGCGATGTGGTTTTGTTCAATTTGCTAACAG AGCTAGTGCAGAGCAAGCGTTGTCGGTGATGAATGGGAGACTACTGGGATCACAAAGTGTTAGGCTTTCTTGGGGCCGCAGTCCTACAAGCAAACAG AACCAGCCAGAACAGACACAGTGGAATGGTGCTGGCGGGGCTGGATTCTATCAATATCCTCAAGGATATGATGCGTATACATATGCACCTCCTGCCCAAGACCCTAACTTGTACTATGGAGGGTATGCTGGATATGGAAATTACCAGCAGCCTGGTGCAGCTTACCAACAGCCACAGCag TAA
- the LOC126788965 gene encoding polyadenylate-binding protein-interacting protein 4 isoform X1, giving the protein MGCRNRELTEDGALSSSSSSSSSLSEALLFATMCIIGLPVDVHVRDGSVYSGIFHTASVENEYGIVLKKARMTKKGKSDANVANGELIDTLVIRSGDLVQVVTKGVLLPADGVAGMSGDRTESVVGTVYSDECSKNAVKKSIESNIHKKKGGRVLIPNGNGSATRTRASKEHGGRNMPPNHIENVSDLVNKRSDGANLSEIRESSGASMNRRQVDDGPQGKQDDLNQKLDVHRKESDTKMASKLGPFGVSCDPSNTNSQRDTQCCEMTTSEYTSPSANVVSSGSSTFLNPANNFSIRNTEPTSTEMIPDGSELNKSGKEFKLNPGAKVFSPSYTKSIAATSPALPAVASMGFIPTNRPVVPGPAIQPEVGSNPFPSRTSVPVKVAPYNNFTTGNGGDASQFSQPIVGHIRAQTVRYAGQYPVQAGPTYVHPNPQAVMVGRFGQLVYVHPVSQDLVQGTPAIPPLSARPMLSPHQIQFPKHQGTAGQSLQLCVPPQFMATGQQPFPIAKSHPIFATSLPF; this is encoded by the exons ATGGGGTGCAGAAACAGAGAGCTCACAGAAGATGGTgccctctcttcttcttcttcttcttcttcttcattaaGTGAGGCCTTGCTGTTTGCGACCATGTGCATCATTGGCCTCCCGGTCGATGTTCACGTCAGGGACGGCTCTGTTTACTCCGGAATCTTCCACACTGCTTCTGTCGAAAACGAATACG GAATTGTTTTGAAGAAAGCAAGGATGACTAAAAAGGGAAAATCTGATGCGAATGTGGCAAATGGGGAATTGATAGATACTCTTGTGATTCGTTCGGGTGACCTTGTCCAAGTTGTTACAAAG GGAGTTTTACTTCCAGCTGATGGTGTTGCTGGAATGTCTGGTGACAGAACTGAATCTGTTGTGGGTACTGTTTATTCTGATGAGTGTTCGAAGAATGCTGTGAAGAAGTCAATAGAGTCTAACATTCATAAGAAGAAAGGGGGAAG GGTGCTAATACCAAATGGTAATGGCAGTGCAACACGCACAAGAGCTAGCAAGGAACATGGAGGGAGGAATATGCCACCAAATCATATTGAAAATGTCTCAGACCTTGTAAATAAGAGAAGCGATGGGGCAAACTTATCAGAG ATTAGAGAATCCTCTGGTGCCAGCATGAATAGGAG ACAGGTGGATGATGGTCCTCAAGGGAAGCAGGATGATTTGAACCAGAAATTAGATGTTCATAGGAAAGAAAGT GATACAAAGATGGCATCCAAGCTAGGTCCTTTCGGGGTATCTTGTGATCCTTCTAATACAAATAGTCAACGAGACACTCAGTGCTGTGAAATGACAACTTCAGAATACACTTCTCCCAGTGCAAATGTTGTTTCTTCAGGTTCCTCAACTTTTTTGAATCCAGCTAATAATTTCTCGATTCGTAATACAGAACCAACATCAACTGAAATGATCCCTGACGGTTCAGAGTTAAATAAAAGTGGCAAG gAATTTAAGCTCAACCCAGGAGCAAAAGTATTCTCGCCATCTTATACAAAGTCCATAGCAGCCACCTCTCCTGCACTGCCAGCAGTGGCCAGCATGGGTTTTATACCAACCAACCGCCCTGTGGTACCTGGTCCTGCCATCCAGCCAGAGGTTGGATCAAATCCTTTCCCATCCCGTACATCTGTGCCTGTTAAGGTTGCCCCATACAATAATTTCACAACTGGGAATGGTGGCGATGCTTCTCAATTCTCACAACCT ATTGTTGGACACATTAGGGCGCAGACAGTTAGGTATGCTGGTCAGTATCCTGTTCAGGCTGGACCGACCTATGTGCATCCAAATCCTCAAGCT GTTATGGTAGGCCGATTTGGACAGCTTGTGTATGTGCATCCTGTTTCTCAA GATTTGGTTCAGGGTACACCGGCCATCCCACCACTATCTGCACGTCCTATGTTGAGTCCTCATCAAATCCAGTTTCCAAAGCACCAAG GGACTGCAGGCCAATCATTGCAACTGTGTGTGCCTCCGCAGTTCATGGCTACTGGACAGCAACCTTTTCCCATTGCCAAGTCGCATCCAATCTTTGCAACCTCCCTTCCGTTCTAA
- the LOC126788965 gene encoding polyadenylate-binding protein-interacting protein 4 isoform X2, with amino-acid sequence MGCRNRELTEDGALSSSSSSSSSLSEALLFATMCIIGLPVDVHVRDGSVYSGIFHTASVENEYGIVLKKARMTKKGKSDANVANGELIDTLVIRSGDLVQVVTKGVLLPADGVAGMSGDRTESVVGTVYSDECSKNAVKKSIESNIHKKKGGSATRTRASKEHGGRNMPPNHIENVSDLVNKRSDGANLSEIRESSGASMNRRQVDDGPQGKQDDLNQKLDVHRKESDTKMASKLGPFGVSCDPSNTNSQRDTQCCEMTTSEYTSPSANVVSSGSSTFLNPANNFSIRNTEPTSTEMIPDGSELNKSGKEFKLNPGAKVFSPSYTKSIAATSPALPAVASMGFIPTNRPVVPGPAIQPEVGSNPFPSRTSVPVKVAPYNNFTTGNGGDASQFSQPIVGHIRAQTVRYAGQYPVQAGPTYVHPNPQAVMVGRFGQLVYVHPVSQDLVQGTPAIPPLSARPMLSPHQIQFPKHQGTAGQSLQLCVPPQFMATGQQPFPIAKSHPIFATSLPF; translated from the exons ATGGGGTGCAGAAACAGAGAGCTCACAGAAGATGGTgccctctcttcttcttcttcttcttcttcttcattaaGTGAGGCCTTGCTGTTTGCGACCATGTGCATCATTGGCCTCCCGGTCGATGTTCACGTCAGGGACGGCTCTGTTTACTCCGGAATCTTCCACACTGCTTCTGTCGAAAACGAATACG GAATTGTTTTGAAGAAAGCAAGGATGACTAAAAAGGGAAAATCTGATGCGAATGTGGCAAATGGGGAATTGATAGATACTCTTGTGATTCGTTCGGGTGACCTTGTCCAAGTTGTTACAAAG GGAGTTTTACTTCCAGCTGATGGTGTTGCTGGAATGTCTGGTGACAGAACTGAATCTGTTGTGGGTACTGTTTATTCTGATGAGTGTTCGAAGAATGCTGTGAAGAAGTCAATAGAGTCTAACATTCATAAGAAGAAAGGGGGAAG TGCAACACGCACAAGAGCTAGCAAGGAACATGGAGGGAGGAATATGCCACCAAATCATATTGAAAATGTCTCAGACCTTGTAAATAAGAGAAGCGATGGGGCAAACTTATCAGAG ATTAGAGAATCCTCTGGTGCCAGCATGAATAGGAG ACAGGTGGATGATGGTCCTCAAGGGAAGCAGGATGATTTGAACCAGAAATTAGATGTTCATAGGAAAGAAAGT GATACAAAGATGGCATCCAAGCTAGGTCCTTTCGGGGTATCTTGTGATCCTTCTAATACAAATAGTCAACGAGACACTCAGTGCTGTGAAATGACAACTTCAGAATACACTTCTCCCAGTGCAAATGTTGTTTCTTCAGGTTCCTCAACTTTTTTGAATCCAGCTAATAATTTCTCGATTCGTAATACAGAACCAACATCAACTGAAATGATCCCTGACGGTTCAGAGTTAAATAAAAGTGGCAAG gAATTTAAGCTCAACCCAGGAGCAAAAGTATTCTCGCCATCTTATACAAAGTCCATAGCAGCCACCTCTCCTGCACTGCCAGCAGTGGCCAGCATGGGTTTTATACCAACCAACCGCCCTGTGGTACCTGGTCCTGCCATCCAGCCAGAGGTTGGATCAAATCCTTTCCCATCCCGTACATCTGTGCCTGTTAAGGTTGCCCCATACAATAATTTCACAACTGGGAATGGTGGCGATGCTTCTCAATTCTCACAACCT ATTGTTGGACACATTAGGGCGCAGACAGTTAGGTATGCTGGTCAGTATCCTGTTCAGGCTGGACCGACCTATGTGCATCCAAATCCTCAAGCT GTTATGGTAGGCCGATTTGGACAGCTTGTGTATGTGCATCCTGTTTCTCAA GATTTGGTTCAGGGTACACCGGCCATCCCACCACTATCTGCACGTCCTATGTTGAGTCCTCATCAAATCCAGTTTCCAAAGCACCAAG GGACTGCAGGCCAATCATTGCAACTGTGTGTGCCTCCGCAGTTCATGGCTACTGGACAGCAACCTTTTCCCATTGCCAAGTCGCATCCAATCTTTGCAACCTCCCTTCCGTTCTAA